Below is a window of Leucobacter sp. Psy1 DNA.
CGTCTGCGAGGCCATCGGCAGGTCGGTTTCGTCTGCGCGGACCTCGACGGCGATCCCGGAGTTCCGCTGCTGGTCCGCTGCGAGGCGGCGCAGTGCGGAGGGCAGCCCGTCGTCGAGGCGTGCCGGAGTGAGCTCCCTGATGATCTGGCGGGTCTCAGCGAGACTCTCCGCGGCGGTTTCGCGCGCGAGCCGGACGTAGCCCGCTTCGGGTTCGGCGGTGTCGCGCTCGGCGGCGCGAAGCAGCATCTGGATCGATGAGAGCCCCTGGGCCACGGTGTCGTGAATGTCCCTGGCGAGACGCGCCCGCTCTTCGAGGGCGCCCTGCTCCCGCTCAGTGCGCGCGAGCTGCTGACGCGTCCTCAGCAGCTCGGCCAACAGAGCTTCTCGCTCGGCGGACTCGCGGCTGAGCGCCCGGTAGGCGAATCCGATGAGCAGCGCCACACCCGCTCCGACCAGCGGACCGATCACACCGCCGATGCTGAACCCGAGGTGGAATCCGAGCGCGCAGATGGCATACCCCGTCGTCGCGAGAATGGCGGCGACCCCCGCGCCTCCTGGCAGGAGGTGAAGGTAGAGGAAGAAGAGCGGGAAGACGAGGTAGGCCCCCTCGGGGCTCAGCCAGACCAGCACGCCCCAGATCACGGTGAGTGCCGCTATCCAGACCAGCGCGATTCCGCGACGCGGACGCCGCCCCCGCGCGAGGAGGGCCCCGGCTGCGTAGGCGGCGACGAATGCGGTGCCGGCCACCAGCGTGGCGACGGCCGTCGGCGACTCCACGACGAAGGCGCGAACGACGGCGAAAGCGGCCAGCCCGATGAGGAGGGCGTGGAGGCCGAGCCTGAGCCCGTGAAGACCGGGGCGAGCGTGGAGTGCGACATGACGGTCTCAGCCTAAGCGAGGCGCGAGGGCACCGGCATCAACCGAAAGTTGCATCGCGAATCCCATGGAACGGGCGATGCTGCGCAGGGGCCTCCCGACGGACAGTGGTGGGGAAGCTTGCGCACGGAGCGCGAGCGGAAAGGCATCATCGTGTTCGTCGCCTGGAGAGAGCTGCGGTTCGCCCGTGGCCGCTTCCTCCTCATCGGGGCCGTCGTGGCCCTCATCACCTTGCTCGTCGGGTTCCTCGCCGGCCTCACCGGCGGGCTCGCCGCACAGAACGTCTCGTCCGTGCTGGAATTGCCAGGCGATCGTCTGGTGCTGCAAGCGCCCGAGAACGGGGACCCGAGCTTCGCGACTTCTTCGCTGGACGAATCAACCGTCGCGGCCTGGCAGCAGGTCGACGGTGTGGACTCGGTCACTCCGGTCGGGATCGTCCAGTCGCGGGCCGCCGTCGACGGATCGGACGACCCATCTGGGGTCGCACTCTATGGCCTTCCTACCGATGTGCCAGGGGCTGACGGCAACGCGCTGCTCTCGCTCGCCCCCAGCCACGATGATGAGGTCGGTCTTTCGGCCGGCGCAGCCGACGCGCTCGGAGTCGAGACGGGCGACACCATCTCGATCACGGGCACCGACTACACCGTCGCTCAAACGGGCGGAGACCTCTGGTTCAGTCACACGCCCGTGGTGACGATGACGCCCGCAGCGTGGAGCGAGGCGAGTCAGCGCGTCGGCGGGACCGGCGATCCGACGGTTCTCGCAGTGTCAGGTGCCCCTGACTGGGATGCCGCGGGAACGCGCACCGGCACTGTCGCTGACACTCCGCTCGCCAGCCTGACGGCGCTCGAAGCGTTCCAGTCGGAGATCGGGTCTCTCGGGCTGATGATCGCCATGCTCTTCGGCATCTCCGCCCTGGTCGTCGGAGCCTTCTTCACGGTGTGGACGATGCAGCGCGCCGGCGACATCGCAGTGCTCAAGGCGCTCGGGGCGACAACGGGTTCGCTCGTCGTGGACGCGCTCGGGCAGGCCACGATCGTCCTCGTCGTGGGCATCGGCGTCGGGCTTGCCGCCGTCCTCGGCCTCGGCGCGCTCGCGGGGCAGGCCCTGCCCTTCGTCGTCAGTCCGCTCACCACACTCGCTCCGGCCGCCGTCATGACGGTACTCGGACTCGCTGGCGCCGCGTTCGCGCTGCGCTCCGTCACCCAAGCCGACCCTCTCACCGCACTCGGGAGCAACCGATGATCGAACTGCAGAACGTCACCCTCACCTTTCCCGACGGCGATCGCCGAATCACCGCGGTCGATCGCGTCTCGCTGCGCGCGCGGAACGGCGCCGTCACGGGGATCACCGGCCCATCCGGATCCGGCAAGTCGAGCATCCTCGCGGTCGCCGCAACCCTGATCCGCCCCGACTCGGGCGGGGTGCTCATCGGGGACGACGACCTCATCGACGCGGCGCAGCTGTCGCGCAGCGAGGCCACCGCGCTCCGACGGGAGCGGATCGGGATCGTTTTCCAGCAGTCCAACCTGCTTCCCGCACTCACTGCCCGTGAGCAACTCCGGGTCATGGCGCGGCTCGGCGGGGGTCGGAACGCCGAGCGCCGCGCATCTATCGACGAGCGAGTAGACGAGCTGCTTGACGCAGTTGGACTCACCGATCAGGCGGAGAAGC
It encodes the following:
- a CDS encoding sensor histidine kinase, with product MESPTAVATLVAGTAFVAAYAAGALLARGRRPRRGIALVWIAALTVIWGVLVWLSPEGAYLVFPLFFLYLHLLPGGAGVAAILATTGYAICALGFHLGFSIGGVIGPLVGAGVALLIGFAYRALSRESAEREALLAELLRTRQQLARTEREQGALEERARLARDIHDTVAQGLSSIQMLLRAAERDTAEPEAGYVRLARETAAESLAETRQIIRELTPARLDDGLPSALRRLAADQQRNSGIAVEVRADETDLPMASQTALLRIAQGAISNAVRHADATRITVDLATSAQSVTLTVQDDGRGFDVGTAVADSQTNDSFGLQAMRERVAQFDGHIDVTSRPDAGTRVTARLPLDPAPPANSSTESAESTA
- a CDS encoding ABC transporter permease, which translates into the protein MFVAWRELRFARGRFLLIGAVVALITLLVGFLAGLTGGLAAQNVSSVLELPGDRLVLQAPENGDPSFATSSLDESTVAAWQQVDGVDSVTPVGIVQSRAAVDGSDDPSGVALYGLPTDVPGADGNALLSLAPSHDDEVGLSAGAADALGVETGDTISITGTDYTVAQTGGDLWFSHTPVVTMTPAAWSEASQRVGGTGDPTVLAVSGAPDWDAAGTRTGTVADTPLASLTALEAFQSEIGSLGLMIAMLFGISALVVGAFFTVWTMQRAGDIAVLKALGATTGSLVVDALGQATIVLVVGIGVGLAAVLGLGALAGQALPFVVSPLTTLAPAAVMTVLGLAGAAFALRSVTQADPLTALGSNR
- a CDS encoding ABC transporter ATP-binding protein; the protein is MIELQNVTLTFPDGDRRITAVDRVSLRARNGAVTGITGPSGSGKSSILAVAATLIRPDSGGVLIGDDDLIDAAQLSRSEATALRRERIGIVFQQSNLLPALTAREQLRVMARLGGGRNAERRASIDERVDELLDAVGLTDQAEKRPHQLSGGQRQRVAIARGLVHEPEVLLVDEPTSALDQERGGEIMRLIADLTHRRNTATLLVTHDLVHRDALDELVTVVDGRIAEPVPA